The genomic stretch tttcaactctaaatgatcggctatgaaaagccaactgagagacctgagccctaggaccatacgtcgggactaccggccgtggtgactccttgctgtccccagtccgcctggccttgctgctattccagtttaaactgttctgcctgcggttatggaacccctacctgtcccagacctgctgttttaaactctaatgatcggctatgaaaagccaactgagatttattcctgattattatttgaccatgcttgtcacttatgaacatttttgaacatcttggcatggttctgttataatctccacccggcacagccagaagaggactggccacccctcatagcctggttcctctctaggtttcttcctaggttttgcctttctagggagtttttcctagccaccgtgcttctacacctgcattattagctgtttggggttttaggctgggtttctgtacagcacttcgagatattagctgatgtaagaagggctatataaaataaaattgattgattgattgattcgaggcaagcaacactgaagcatgcatgagagcatcagctgtaccggatgactatgtgagcatgctctccgtagccgacgtgaggaagacttttaagcaggtcaacattcacaaggccgcagggccagactgattaccaggacgtgtactctgagcatgcgctgaccaactggcaagtgtcttcactgacattttcaacatgtccctgactgagtctgtaataccaacatgtttcaagcagaccatcataagtccctgtgcccaagaacaccaagataaccttcctaaatgacctccgacccgtagcactcacatctgtagccatgaagtgctttgaaaggctggtcatggctcacatcaacaccattatcccagaaaccctagacgcactccaatttgcataccgccccaacagatccacagatgatgcgatCTCTATTGCAAtccacacttccctttcccacctggacaagaggaacacctacgtgagaatgctattctcattgactacagctcagcgttcaacaccatagttccctcaaagctcatcactaagctaaggactctgggactaaacacctccctctgcaactggatcctggacttcctgacgggccacccccaggtggtaagggtaggtaacaacacatctgccacgctgatcctcaacacgggggcccctcaggggtgcgtgctcagtaccctcctgtactccctgttcacccatgactgcatggccaggcacgactccaacacaatcattacgtttgccgacgacacaacagtggtaggcctgatcaccgaaaacgatgagacagcctatagggaggaggtttgagacctggccgtgtggtgccaggataacaacctctccctcaacgtgatcaagacaaaggagatgattgttgactacaggaaaaaaagaggactgagcacgcccccattctcatcgacggggctgtagtggaacaggttgagagcttcaagttccctggtgtccacatcaccaacaaactatcatggtccaaacacacgaagacagttgtgaagagggaacgacaaagcctattccccctcaggagactgaaaagctttggcatgggtcctcagatcctcaaagttctacagctgcaccatcaagagcatcctgacatcaccgcctggtatggtaactgctcggtctccgaccgcaaggcactacagagggtagtgtgtatggcccagtacatcactggggcaaagcttcctgccatccaggacctctataccaggcggtgtcagcggaaggccctaaaaatggacaaagactccagccaccctagtcagactgttctttctgctaccgcagcggtaccggagcgccaagtctaagtccaaaaggcttgaacagcttctaccaccaagctataagactcctgaacagctaatcatggctacccggactatttgcattgtcccccccaccccaagccctcttttacactgctgctacactattatctatgcatagtcactttaactctacccacatgtacatattacctaatttacctcgactagccggtgcccccgcacattgactctgtaccggtaccccctgtatatagcctccataccgttactttattttactgctgctcttttaattatgttattttgattttttacttatctatttttttttttaacacttatttttcttaactgcattgttggttaagggcttgtaagtaagcatttcactgtaaggtctacacctgttgtatttggcgcatgtggcaaatacaattttatttttatttgtcttgCTCTGTACTTTCCTGAAACTGGTGCAACTTCTTCTCACATCCACACACATTTTATGTCTTTGCTTATATATCATTGAGTAGCAAACTATTACAGCTCTCGCATATTACAGGGCCAATTATTGCTGTTCATTTCATTGACTTTGTACTGTACTGTCTGTGTACCTCAGGGCGGTAGTGTGGCTGCAGAACCGGCGGGAGGCAACCATGGAGCGCTCGCGGCCCTCCACCACGGTGCGGAGAGACGACCCTGGGGAGTTCAGGGTGGGCCGGCTCAAACACGAGAGAGTCAAGGTCCCCCGCGGAGACCAGATGATGGAGTGGGCCGAGAGCGTCATGCAGATCCACGCTGACAGGAAATCTGTTTTGGAGGTAAAACACCACACCTGATAAAACCAGATTAATTGtactcctggactaaaaagcatgctcaatggagagTGTGTGACGGGATTATTGATTGTCATTGGTACCATGAATAAGTGCTCCATGTAATGCTAAATGGTGTGATAAGTACTCATTCATCCAATTCATACATCTTGTAATCTTACTGTACATGTGTTTTTTTCCAGCTTGATAATGTCTTCCCATAATTAATTATTTGATTGGCATGGCCACAAGAGGTCATAGTGACTGGTTATGAGATGTCTATGAGAGGTCATAGTGACTGGTTATGAGATGTCTATGAGAGGTCATAGTGACTGGTTATGAGATGGCTATGAGAGGTCATAGTGACTGGTTATGAGATGGCTATGAGGGGTCATAGTGACTGGTTATGAGATGTCTATGAGAGGTCATAGTGACTGGTTATGAGATGGCTATGAGAGGTCATAGTGACTGGTTATGAGATGGCTATGAGGGGTCATAGTGACTGGTTATGAGAGGTCGTAGTGACTGaccagtgtgtctctctccccaGGTTGAGTTCCAGGGGGAGGAGGGTACAGGCCTGGGTCCCACACTGGAGTTCTACGCTCTGGTGGCAGCTGAGTTCCAGAGGACCTCCCTGGGTATCTGGCTCTGTGATGATGACTTCCCAGACGATGAGTCTCGCCAGGCAAGTGCTGCTTCACTGTCACATCATTAAAACGTAGATCTAAACAGTAATATTTGGACTCATACAATTCACATTTGCACAATTGACAATATCCATGAAGTGGCATGTTCAAATTTTCTTAAAGAACAAGATTATTTAAATTTTGTGATTTTATAAACCATGTCAGTGTcacttttaatgaattttttgGGGGTTAAGGCCATGTCAATGAAAATGCCCTGCTTTTTATTGACTGTGTGTTTTGTACTATCAGGTGGATCTGGGTGGGGGTCTGAAACCTCCAGGCTACTATGTCCAGCGCTCCTGCGGCCTGTTCCCCGCCCCATTCCCCCAGGACAGTGATGAGCTGGAGCGCCTCAGCAAACTCTTCCTCTTCTTGGGGGTCTTCCTGGCCAAGTGCATTCAGGACAACCGCCTGGTGGACCTTCCCATCTCACGACCCTTCTTCAAGTTGCTCTGTATGGGTGACATCAAGAGCAACATGTCCAAGCTGCTGTACGCATCCCGCGGGGGCCCTCTCCTCCTCGATCCCACTGAGCAGCACCGCCACTTCTCAGAGATCCAGTCAGAGGCGTCCACCGAGGAGAGCCAGGACACCTATTCCGTCGGCAGCTTTGACGAGGACTCCAAGTCCGAGTTCATCCTGGACCCCCCTAAACCCAAGCCCCCGGCCTGGTACCACGGCATCCTGACCTGGGAGGACTTTGAGCGGGTCAACCCCCACCGGGCCAAGTTCCTGAAGGAGATGAAGGAGCTGGCGGTGAAGAGGAGGCTGATCCTGGGGAACAACAGTCAGTCTGAGGATGAGAAGAACACTAGGCTGCAGGACCTCATGCTGAAGAACCCCATGGGCTCCGGACCCCCGCTTAGTGTAGAGGACCTGGGGTGAGCACAGCTACTACCACCACTCTTACTGAGAGCTTCTTAAATTAGTCAGGCATTCAGTGGATACTATCCTGAACTGGAATGACATTTGTGCTAATTACATTGTTTTGTAGGCTATGTATAACCACTTTTGAATTTCTTCACTTTCCTTTTGTCAGTTTCCCATGATGCTGATATAGTATTTGATCTTGACAGCTGTAAAGTTATGTAGTCATTCAACATGGCTAATTTTGAGTCCCTTTTCCCTCAGATTGAATTTCCAGTTCTGCCCCTCATCCAAAGTGCATGGGTTCTCAGCAGTGGACCTGAAGCCCAATGCAGATGACGAGGTAGGTAGAGCACCACTATTGGCTCTGACCTGTTTTATTAATTAGATGAGTGGTGTCTGAATATGTCCTGTTTCCCTCGCTGTTCATCCATCCAGATGGTGACCATGGATAATGCTGAGGAGTACGTGGAGCTCATGTTTGACTTCTGCATGCACACTGGCATCCAGAAACAAATGGAGGCGTTCAGAGGTATGCCTGTTAAAATGACTGGCAGATTGGATATCTTCAGCGTTAGTCATCACAAACAAGTTTATTTTTCTACTCTACATTTTGGATGTAATGAAATGAATGGTTCCTTTCTCAGAGGGCTTTAACCGAGTGTTCCCCATGGAGAAGCTGAGCTCCTTCAGTCACAAGGAGGTGCAGATGATTCTGTGTGGAAACCAGTCTCCATCCTGGACATCTGAAGACGTCATGAACTACACAGAGCCCAAGCTGGGCTACACTAGGGACAGGTATGATGACCCTCCATCTACTGCAGCTTGTAGAATAGATAACTTCCTCTGGCCAGCTTGGAAATAGGTTCTTTGTCGTTAGATCTCCTTGTATTTACTGTGTTAGTCATGATTTAAAAGGGGCTCAAATGACAAGAACTGAAATGGCAAGGTCGCTGACATGACCAGAACATAACTTATCTTTGTttctggaggaacataaggcctgtacTCAAGTACCAGTACATCAACTGGCACTATCTAACAGCTGGTTGTTTTCATATCTCACTGAAGAGTCCTTTTTAACGGTTTTATCGGTTCTCTTGTCCTCCCCACAGTCCTGGGTTCCTGCGTTTTGTGCGGGTTCTGTGTGGCATGTCGTCTGACGAGAGGAAAGCCTTCCTCCAGTTCACCACTGGATGCTCCACTCTGCCCCCTGGTGGTCTGGCAAACCTGCACCCACGCCTCACCATCGTTCGAAAGGTAAGGAAGGACTCTCCATGATGCAAATCACTGCTGAGTTTAGGAAGCTATGTCAACCTCGCAGTACAGTAAGCCATCCTAATGAGATTGATATTGACATGTTTCAGAAATTCTACCAGTAGGAATTTGGGGAATGTTTGAAATTAAATGTATTCTGTTTAGCTTTAAAACATAGTATTATATTATCATCCAAGAATGACACTACCTCCATCACTAATATCTGCCACTCCATACCTCTGGGATTATAGAGCAGGGttcaaactacactgaacaaaaatataaacgcaacatgtgaagtgttggtcccatgtttcatgagctgaaataaaaatgtgcacacatttctttacatccctgttagcgagcatttctactttgccaagataatccatcctcctgacaggtgtggcatatcaagaagctgattaaacagcatgatcattacacaggtgtaccttgtgctggggacaataaaaggccactctaaaatgtgcagttttgtcacacaacacaatgccacagatgtctcaagttttgatggagtgtcaattggcatgctgactgcaggaatgtccaccagagctgttgccagatagttttatgttcatttctccatcctaagccgcctccaatgtcattttagagaatttggcagtacgtccaacctaactcacaaccacagaccatgtgtatggcggcATGTAAGTGAgttgtttgctgatgtcaatgttgtgaacagtgtcccatggtggggttatggtatgggcaggcataagctacggacaacgaacacaattgcattttatcgatggcaatttgaatgcatagagataccgtgacgagatcctgaggcccattgtcgtgccattcatccgctgccatcacctcatgtttcagcatgataatgtacggccccatgtcgcaaggatctgtacacgattcctggaaactgaaaatgtcccagttcttccatggcatgcatactcaccagacatgtgacccattgagcatgtttgggatgctctggatcgatgtgtacgacagcgtgttccagttcccgccaatatccagcaacttcacacagtcaTTGAagcggagtgggacaacattccacaggccacaatcatcagcctgatcaactctatgcaaaggagatgtgtcgcactgtatgaggcaaatggtggtcacaccagatacagttttttttttttttaaaggtatctgtgaccaaccgatgcatgtctgtattcccagtcgtgaaatccatagtttagggcctaatgaacttatttcaattgactgatttcctcatatgaactggaactgaaatctttgaaattgttgcatgttgcgtttatatttttgttcagtatatagttACCGCAAGGTGACTGCAATTCAATTAAACTAATTGTTCCTTTCGTAGGTGGACGCGACAGACTCCAGCTATCCCTCTGTTAACACTTGTGTACACTATCTGAAGCTGCCAGAGTATTCCTCTGAAGACATCATGAGAGAGCGCCTCCTAGCAGCCACCATGGAGAAGGGCTTCCACCTCAACTGAGCATGCCCTGTCTTCCCCATTATGACTGACCAACCCCCCCTGCTGGTGAAGCCTATTGTGTTTTGTTGCAGAAAAATAAACAAGCTGTGCTCTCTGagatctctctcccccctcctccaaccccaccaacCACCCTCCCTTAAATCTCCCCTGTTCCGTCCTTTCCCCCTGAGAACTTTAGGAAAACAGTCCCATGTTGGCTCAACTAGCTACTGATACAGAAAAGGTCAGGGGCACCCCCACCTTCCTCCGCTCCACTCACtacagctccctccctccccagggcACACTGCTGCTTGAAGGGCTTAAGCGACTGGAAGCCAGGGCAGACAGTTACCTCATGGTCTACagtgtttactctctctctctcatactctgGCTGTGAGCATCTGTACGTTCTCTGTAGATTTTAGGGTTTTCCGATTGACACGATCTTCTCTCCACCACCCGGCTGTCAACCCCCTTCCTTTCCCTGCGTGAGGGGAGAACGGCATCTGCTTCTGTAGAGCTAACTGTAGTGTGTTTGGGCATTTCCTTACCAGGTTAAATTTTACTAGTGCCTGCATTGTTTGAATATTAGGATTTCATTTTTCCTTCCTTTTACTTAATCTTACGGCATACAATCATGATGCACATgcttattattttgtattttcattTTTCTTTCGTCATGTATGTTTTGATTGTTCATTATCCTGCTATAAGGATCAAAGTCCCTGAGTGCATTTCTTGTGTAATTTTACAATAAAGCTATAGAGACAAAAACACTGGTTCTGTGTGCAAGGCACATTTAAAAAGAAAAAAGCAAGCTATGCTTTCCCTTGTATTTTCTTTGTATATTATAAACATTTATTTAACTCAAGTTGCAGTTTGAAGTAAACAGATATTTTCAAATGTGTATGCTCCAAAAAATTAAAATGTTTGCAAAGTATGAAACGTGTTGTTTATTTAATTAATAAAAGACCTGAATAACATATTCCATGCACATTCAAGAACCAAACACAAGACAGGGTTTATGTGTAATACCTTAGTTCACAATCTATTACTATAGCTGTCTAAAACCTCCCTATTCTATCTTAATAACAATGGATTGTTGACTAAACTCAAGTATGAAGTCCATGAATCATTTGGATGGCAATGTGTCTCCTTTTTCAAAGGCCAATAGTCTTGTCTTGTTCAAACAATTGCTCAATGTGGTTCAGACATCTGGTCCAGAGCTAGTAGAGGTGCCAGGATGCGGTTCTTGTTGGTCTCCACTATGTGCCCATTCTGGATCATCTCATCAAGGATGATGTGCACTTTATCAAGGTTCAACATGATCTGAACTGGAGTTAAAGAAATTAAATGACATTGTAACATTGAATACACATTGAATTCCCTATCACAGTGTAAAGTAGGGCATTTGTTAACCCCCCTCAATGAGCCCTCTCCATTAGTAAGAAATTGTTAACCCTGGCTACTCCATTAACAGAGGGGTCAACGTTCACTGTGACAGATTTCAGTCATTGatcatttaaaaatatatttttcaacatTGAAATGGTCAAACTTGCAGTTTAATACATGTACAAAATTATCCTCTTTCCCTAAAATGATTAATTGATTTAAGTTTCAGTCATGGGATTTTTGGGAGGCTTTAACCCCTGCATTAACATGTCTCTCGCCAGTTGAACAACTTAAAAAACATAGtgtaatcaaatcacattttattggtcacatgcacgtgtttagcagatgttattgcgggtgtagtgaaaccGTTAACACCACCGACTGTAGTTGCATTCCACTTCTTATGACTGGTCTGACCCCGGCAAGTCTGACTGAGACCAGAGTCCGACAATGACAGTTGTGTTCATCAGTCTGTGCAGTGCCGTACTAAATGCCAAGCCTCGAATGGCACAGTTGGCTAGCCACATGACAAGCCCCTAATGTGAGGGGTGGACACGCAGACAGCCCCTGCATCTGTTTCAATGACTGACTCATTTCCTCAAACTGATTAATAACAAAACAACTTATCATTTGTAAAGGATACATCCAATTCACTCTGTTAGGAGAGAAAAACACAAAGCAGTTACATGgttattttttattgtatttatttaaaacctttattttgacagggagtcatgctgagaccaaggtctcttttgcaGATGAGCCCTGTAATTACAagaatatacacatcaatacaatACAAAAGGCAAAATAGAGATACATTAGGCAAACCAAGGATACATCTGCCAATGGAAAACAACTATTAAATGTGAAGTATTGGCTTCTCTTATGGGGAATGCTCAGTTTAGAGTAATGTGTTTTTGTCCCAGAAAAAGCTGACCTCTAAAATGCTGAGCTATGCACAGGTGGTTGGATAGTTGACATGCAGTAAATCTAGCATACAGCCAGAATGTGCTAAAGTAGTGAATAAAAAGAGAGACTCTGAACTCACATGACTGAAGTACTTGTCAAGAACCTCTACAAAGTTGTGTACCAGCTCATAGATCGACAGCTCATTCTGTGGAAAGAAAGACATCCCACAACATGAATCATGAATACTCTCAATAATATAATCTCAACCTTAATCTGATAACTCATACTTTTACACTTATAACAGTAAAATTATGAACTCTCACCTCAGTGTCACTGATACCAACAACTATGAAGAGAGCAGCATACTGTCGATACACTAGTTTGAAGTCCTTGTATTCCACAAAAGAGCACTAGATAGAAAATAATAGTTACTTGGGTGTTTGAATAGCAGAATGAGCTCTGTGTCACCTGTATAAAATGCATGTGGATTGGCAGTGGCACACTAACTCAGCATGAAGAATAGCATAAATTAAATGATACATTAAAGGGATGGATGTAGGTTATTGAACTGGATTTTGTTCTGTCCTGTAGGATCTCGTCTATGCCCCTGTCACCAGTTATGTACgtcttctcactgttgtgttctACCCCTGAAAGTAAACAAAAAAAACTAGTTTTTCCAAGCCATTGCATTGCTTGCTTGCTTTTAGGGGTTtaaggctgggtatctgtaacgcactttgtgacaactgctgatgtaaaaaggtctTTACAAAATACCTTTATTTGATTGATTAAGATTTCTAATAGAGTAAAAATAACATAATTGAGATAGAGACCTCTTCTTTTTTGCGTGACAGGCATCCCTTGACAACATCAGCCTCCAGAAAAGGCCTCTTCCCAATGTCCACCCGCTCATAGTACTTAGACAGGCGGGTCTGGCCCTGCTTGTTCACCATCAGGAGGAACTTGATCATGGTGACCTCCTAGTCCAGTGTATCTGCAAAAAAGGAAATAGTTATATAAATGGTGCCATAGCAAATCATGCATAAAGTCTTTATGTAATACCCTTTTGTGTTAATGCATTTGTAACTGGACAGTTATATCCCATTCAGCAAAGTCAGAAGGACTATGGCCAAGCGTTGAATGCGTTCAGTCAAGCTTGAAAACTATTAGGCTACTCACCCTAAACCAACAAAATTTCAGATGCAAGTCAGATCCTGATGCGTCTGACAAGATACACATAAACACTGTAGTCAGTAACACTCAACAACAATGAGCAGAGGTCCATGGTGCTGGATAGAAGGCTCCCTGAGAGTCCCAGGCCTGCCATGCAGACACCTGATTGTTCGTTTTGTATCAATATATATTTTTCGAATAATGTTTATATTCTATTATTTCCTTGGTTCACAATTTGTCTGTGCTGTAACTGTACTCACGGCACACATCCCCAGGCTCCTGTATTTGGATCATTGAGCTGATTTGGATGACAGGAAAAAATAAAAAGGTGAGCTTGTCCCATCATGCAGCGCGGGCCAATTCTTCATCACCCCCGCAGTAAGTAGACTCTCATATCCAAGGATCGGACTAATAGCGGCCGTCAAATCCTTACACTGAGAGCAAATCCAAAACATAGCCCTGTCTCACTACAGCCGCCGAGGAATTTCAGGGAAAGGTATCGTCAAATCCATACGGGAATACTGAACTGAAAAGGGGGAGGGGGGCGAATTCAAGCAGCAAATTGTGCTGGGACTTTCCTCTTCTTAAAAATGGATGAACACCCCGGCGGAGGAGGAGTTGGAATGGCCGCCCCAAGACCTCAGCAACAACCGCAGGGGAATAACAACGCTAATCCCCAAGTCGGTGGTGGAGGTGGCTCAGGGATGGGGCAGCAGCATGACGAGATGCCACGGCCACAGCAGTATACCATCCCCGGTATTCTACATTATATCCAGCACGAGTGGGCCAGATTCGAAATGGAGAGAGCTCATTGGGAAGTGGAAAGGGCCGAACTTCAGGTAGCTATCTATTAGCAAGCTAACTTGTTTAACGTTaccttagctagttagctagctaaataaacaGAGTACAGAATCTTGAGCAACAATGCATTTTGCCTGGATAGTGTGCAACATTTGTTTCACCCCCTTTGCATACAGTGGGCATGCTTCGATAGATAAAAAATGTCTACTGTAGTTTGTCCGCCCAACTTGATTATGTTAGCTATCAAATaccaccagctagctagctagccacggataacaggtagctagctaacgttagcttagcACACAGAATGGCAAGCTATGTCACTCTTTTTTTTAAAAGTGGAACATCATCAGGTTGATGTGTTTGCAATGTCTTACCCGTGATCTTATTAATCATGTTGACTCTTGCTGTTGTGGTATTCATTTAGTAGTTTCATTTTAGAGTCGTTGAACTACAGAATGATCTAATCAAACCGCTGACAGTCAACTAATCTCCGAGAATAGGAGCCATTTTGGTTTGGTCATTATGGCGACGACTTGGCTGGGTCTTCTTGAGTCACGTTAGGTTACGGTCAATCTTGAATAGGAATACATCTCATCTTATTGATCATATCAGTTGTGCAATGTTTTTAACTgaaagtgttttttgttttttttatcagAAAATCCCATATAGTCTGATGCCAGTCAGATGGCTCGTGCCTGTTGTTAGCAAGCTAACatcaacaaagctagctagctgtcaaGGGCCCCACACAGTCTGACAGTGGCACACACTAGCTAGCTATGCACTTCAAGATCGAACGGTAAAACATCTGTGGCTTTAGACTTAGCAaactagctatctagctacatTACTTTTATAATTGTTTTTTGTGTCATCTTGGCAAGTTGAATTATTTCTATGACATTTTGCCAGGTTTTGTTATAACACGTTTATTA from Coregonus clupeaformis isolate EN_2021a chromosome 29, ASM2061545v1, whole genome shotgun sequence encodes the following:
- the LOC121544717 gene encoding AP-4 complex subunit sigma-1-like isoform X2 produces the protein MPVTQKRRGVEHNSEKTYITGDRGIDEILQDRTKSSSITYIHPFNCSFVEYKDFKLVYRQYAALFIVVGISDTENELSIYELVHNFVEVLDKYFSHSELDIMLNLDKVHIILDEMIQNGHIVETNKNRILAPLLALDQMSEPH
- the LOC121544717 gene encoding AP-4 complex subunit sigma-1-like isoform X1 codes for the protein MIKFLLMVNKQGQTRLSKYYERVDIGKRPFLEADVVKGCLSRKKEECSFVEYKDFKLVYRQYAALFIVVGISDTENELSIYELVHNFVEVLDKYFSHSELDIMLNLDKVHIILDEMIQNGHIVETNKNRILAPLLALDQMSEPH